AATGGTGCACAAGTATTTGATGCTGAAGGAAATTCTTTGTTTACTGTACCGATTGCATTGGAAACAGTAAAAGAAATTTTGAATCTTTTACGAGCAGCGGATATTTATTATGAAGTAGCGACAAATGAAGGCTTATATTCTGAAAGTCAGGCGCGTCGAATTGAGAATTTTTCTGAACATATGTCAGAACTGATGCCGCATTTAACGCACAAAATGGCAATTGCCATGACCTCTGCTCAGTTAGAATTTTTACCTGTACACTATGTTACAGATATTAAAGACTTGTTAGTAAAACCAAACTTTGAAGTTTTAAAAATTATTTGTTTTCACAAAGATGGTCCGGCCGTTTTAGGTCCAGTCGCAAAAAAATTAGATACAAACGAGCAGCTTCACGTTACCTCTTCTGGTCAAAATAATATTGAAATTAATCATCGCGATGCCCAAAAAGGAATTGCCGTAGCCCACGTGGCAAAAGAGCGAAATATTCCATTAGAACAAGTGATGACTATCGGGGATAATATGAATGATTTGAGCATGATTCAACTGGCAGGTGTAAGTTTTGCCATGGGAAATGCTAAAATCGAGTTAAAAGAATACGCCAAATATTTGACTGAAACCAATATTGATTCTGGTGTCGGCAAAGCCATTATGCGAGCAATCGACGAAAATTTGGCGTAAAATTAAGATGATTGGTATATGTTTCAGCTACTTTATTAAGGAGGCGCTAGAATGTCTGAATTTTTCATTCAAGACAAACAATTGAGTTCTATCACCCGGACCATTGTTAAAGACGAAAAAGGAAACTCTTTGTTTT
The genomic region above belongs to Enterococcus saigonensis and contains:
- a CDS encoding Cof-type HAD-IIB family hydrolase, with the protein product MIKLIASDMDGTLLDSRMQISVENIAAIQYAKEHGIEFMVATGRNREEALPALEQAGIKCAMINLNGAQVFDAEGNSLFTVPIALETVKEILNLLRAADIYYEVATNEGLYSESQARRIENFSEHMSELMPHLTHKMAIAMTSAQLEFLPVHYVTDIKDLLVKPNFEVLKIICFHKDGPAVLGPVAKKLDTNEQLHVTSSGQNNIEINHRDAQKGIAVAHVAKERNIPLEQVMTIGDNMNDLSMIQLAGVSFAMGNAKIELKEYAKYLTETNIDSGVGKAIMRAIDENLA